The segment GGCCTCTCCCGCCGGCGTCCGGATCACGAGCAGATGCGGACCCGCGGCTTCCACCGACAGGAGCGCCTCCTCGACGCGCTCCGCGAGTGGATCGCGGGCCGCCGGCGGGCGCCGGGGAACGGTGTAGCGGCCGCCGATCTTCACCAGCCCCAGCGCCCGGATGTCGCGCGAGACGGACGCCTGGCTGGCACGGACGCCGCGCCGGGCGAGGGCGGCGACGAGTTCCGCCTGCGTGCCGATCGCCTCGGAGCGCACGAGGGAAGCGATGAGCCGGCGGCGCGCTTCGCGGGTCACGGCCGGAGCGCCTCGAAAGGCCAGGGACGGCCGGCGAGCGCGTCGAGCGCTTCGCGGAAGCGCAGGCGCCGGAGCCGGACCGAGGCTTCCGCCTCGCGCCGCCTGGCGGCGAGCTTTTCGAAAAGAGACGGCCCCGCGAACGACTCCCGGCGCGCCAGGATCTCCTCGTCGCTGGGGCGGGGAAGCGGCTCGCCGGCGGCGACCGCCGCGGCGACCTCGCGGTAGGCCCTCCGGAACGGGACGCCTTCGACGACGCGCCGCATCACCTCCTCCGTGGCGAGACAGCCGGCGTCGACCGCCCGGCGGCAGGCCACCGGATCGACCTCGATCAGCGGGACGGCCGAGCCGACCGCGCGCGCCATGTCGCAGAGGGTATCGATCCCTTTCACCAGCGGGCCCTTCGTCAGCTGCAGGTCTCGATGGTAGCCGCCGGGAAGTCCCATGGCGATGCCCATGACCTGCATGGCGAGGCCGGCGATCTCGGCGGCGCGTCCTCTCGTCAGCTCGAAGAGATCGGGGTTGCGCTTGTGCGGCATGATGCTCGAGCCGGTCGCGAGGGAACGGGGAAGGACCAGGAAGCCGAACTCGTCCGAGGAGAAGAGAACGACGTCGCGGGAGAGCTTCCCCAGATCGCAGCCCGCGCACCAGAGCGCCGCCAGCGTGGCTCCTTCCAGCTTGCCGCGGGCCGCCTGGACGGAGGTGACGCACTCCTGGAGACCGGCGAAGCCGAGCCGCTCCGCCAC is part of the Acidobacteriota bacterium genome and harbors:
- a CDS encoding arginine repressor; translation: MTREARRRLIASLVRSEAIGTQAELVAALARRGVRASQASVSRDIRALGLVKIGGRYTVPRRPPAARDPLAERVEEALLSVEAAGPHLLVIRTPAGEA
- the argH gene encoding argininosuccinate lyase gives rise to the protein MSAAGAGGTLWGSGEPLDPALDAYTAAEDRVWDRRLLLWDIAGTMAHVHGLARARLISGDEEARLHSALRDALDDAAAGRLTVTGADEDVHTALERYLTERLGEIGEKVHTGRSRNDQVAADLRLHIKHGLLRAEELLVDAAGALIEFGARHQRVLWPGYTHGRRAMPSTVGLWAAGYAELLLDDLGPLEAARALADRSPLGSAAGYGVPLPLEREEVAERLGFAGLQECVTSVQAARGKLEGATLAALWCAGCDLGKLSRDVVLFSSDEFGFLVLPRSLATGSSIMPHKRNPDLFELTRGRAAEIAGLAMQVMGIAMGLPGGYHRDLQLTKGPLVKGIDTLCDMARAVGSAVPLIEVDPVACRRAVDAGCLATEEVMRRVVEGVPFRRAYREVAAAVAAGEPLPRPSDEEILARRESFAGPSLFEKLAARRREAEASVRLRRLRFREALDALAGRPWPFEALRP